From Methanocella paludicola SANAE, a single genomic window includes:
- a CDS encoding double zinc ribbon domain-containing protein — translation MAGYKQPCRYCGKLVPPDARICPYCGKGTPIGSLKCPRCRDNIEKDYAVCPHCGLSLQTACPVCGKQTFFGDNCEVCGASLKVTCPKCGTVQPAVGPNCSKCGKPLKK, via the coding sequence ATGGCCGGTTATAAGCAGCCCTGCCGGTACTGCGGCAAGCTGGTGCCACCCGACGCCAGGATATGCCCGTACTGCGGCAAGGGAACGCCCATCGGGTCGCTAAAGTGCCCCCGGTGCAGGGACAATATCGAGAAGGACTATGCGGTATGCCCGCACTGCGGGCTGTCGCTCCAGACGGCGTGCCCCGTGTGCGGCAAGCAGACCTTCTTCGGGGATAACTGCGAAGTGTGCGGCGCCTCGCTCAAGGTGACCTGCCCCAAGTGCGGCACGGTGCAGCCCGCGGTGGGCCCGAATTGCTCGAAATGCGGTAAGCCATTGAAAAAGTAA
- a CDS encoding protein translocase subunit SecF: MFVLISMKKADESKKQKAPAKTEDNKGSPEEPESNLGPFEKLKWPELPTKQAIGIPLAVLAIALLITGFTYFTVGSPLHLGLDFQGGTLVTLKTDKTDAALQGEFSQYPLSLITRDPSGTVSIRFSSMEQAQLDSLTAYLANAYPDASLEHTGSTFSATNQSQAVIAIVAAFILMALVIFIIFRDFVPSIAVITSAFSDIMIAVALMNIFGIELTFGTFAALLMLIGYSVDTDILLTTKVLGERKYLDKKITSCRATGLTMTGAAIVAFLVLHIVASYGYLVGFSTIPVLANISTVMIFGLIADLMNTWFLNAGLLKWYMESPQGRAKYA, encoded by the coding sequence ATGTTCGTCTTGATTTCAATGAAGAAGGCCGACGAATCGAAGAAACAAAAGGCCCCCGCGAAAACGGAAGATAATAAGGGCTCTCCGGAAGAGCCCGAAAGCAACCTGGGGCCGTTCGAGAAGCTCAAGTGGCCCGAGCTTCCGACCAAACAGGCCATCGGCATACCGCTGGCCGTACTGGCCATAGCGCTATTGATCACGGGCTTCACGTACTTCACCGTAGGGTCGCCCCTGCACCTGGGGCTGGACTTCCAGGGCGGCACGCTGGTCACCCTGAAGACGGACAAGACGGATGCCGCGCTCCAGGGCGAGTTCTCGCAGTACCCGCTCAGCCTGATCACCCGGGACCCGTCGGGCACGGTCTCGATCCGGTTCAGCTCGATGGAGCAGGCGCAGCTCGACTCGCTAACGGCGTACCTCGCTAATGCGTACCCGGACGCCTCACTGGAGCATACGGGAAGCACCTTCAGCGCCACCAACCAGAGCCAGGCAGTAATAGCCATCGTGGCCGCCTTCATCCTGATGGCGCTCGTAATATTCATCATCTTCAGGGACTTCGTCCCATCCATCGCGGTCATCACGTCGGCGTTCTCGGACATCATGATCGCCGTGGCGCTCATGAACATATTCGGGATCGAGCTGACGTTCGGGACGTTCGCCGCCCTGTTAATGTTGATCGGCTACTCGGTGGACACCGATATTTTGCTGACGACCAAGGTGCTAGGAGAGCGGAAGTACCTGGACAAGAAGATCACGTCCTGCCGGGCCACGGGCCTGACAATGACCGGCGCGGCCATCGTCGCCTTCCTGGTGCTCCACATCGTGGCGAGCTACGGGTACCTCGTCGGGTTCTCCACCATACCGGTGCTCGCGAACATCTCGACGGTCATGATCTTCGGCCTGATCGCGGACCTCATGAACACCTGGTTCCTGAACGCCGGCCTGTTGAAATGGTACATGGAATCTCCGCAGGGGAGGGCAAAATATGCCTGA
- a CDS encoding preprotein translocase subunit SecD, with product MPEKPQGTWTKLLTDYRVILLVIALLLSIIFLGPSYSNGQLTTNLKFGLDFEGGSFVKLKLVNNTTPTISDKTLEDTKAILENKINSYGLKNTPVNTVRDDSGNAYVLIDFAGIPYEEAMSIVGKQGKFEMRIQTQGNESAFILDGSEVQGVSDPTSELSGTETAWGVTFSLTKAGAEKFQQAAIQYGATTAPEEHYIMMILDGKVFYSRPLSSELANSLKTKQVDQMVAMTGTGDEGKAIAKEVAVHMKGGSLPVSVQVVSSGQVPAEQGATFKTMVIIGMILAQAAIGLIMYLRYREPRIILPMFLTSIFEVVILLGVAAFINWEIDLPSVAGIIAVIGTGIDQLIIITDEVMATGRAPTTKKILQKLSSAFKIIVSSAATVVVAMIPLWYMGFGALKGFAITTILGVFIGILITRPAYGRIIGDILSK from the coding sequence ATGCCTGAGAAGCCGCAGGGAACGTGGACGAAGCTGCTCACCGACTACCGCGTGATCCTCCTGGTCATCGCCCTGTTACTATCGATCATCTTCCTGGGGCCGAGCTACTCGAACGGCCAGCTTACGACCAATCTGAAGTTCGGGCTGGACTTCGAGGGAGGCTCCTTCGTCAAGCTCAAGCTGGTCAACAACACCACGCCGACCATCAGCGACAAGACGCTCGAGGATACCAAGGCCATACTGGAGAATAAGATCAACAGCTACGGCCTCAAGAACACGCCCGTCAACACGGTAAGGGACGACTCGGGCAACGCGTACGTGCTCATCGACTTCGCGGGCATCCCGTACGAGGAGGCCATGTCCATCGTGGGCAAGCAGGGCAAGTTCGAGATGAGGATCCAGACCCAGGGCAACGAGTCGGCCTTCATACTCGACGGCAGCGAAGTTCAGGGCGTTTCAGACCCGACCTCCGAGCTGTCCGGCACGGAGACGGCCTGGGGCGTGACATTCAGCCTGACAAAGGCAGGCGCGGAGAAGTTCCAGCAGGCCGCCATCCAGTACGGGGCCACGACCGCCCCGGAGGAACACTATATCATGATGATCCTGGACGGTAAAGTGTTCTACTCGAGGCCCCTCTCGTCCGAGCTGGCGAACAGCCTGAAGACGAAGCAGGTGGACCAGATGGTCGCCATGACCGGGACTGGCGACGAGGGCAAGGCCATCGCGAAAGAGGTGGCCGTCCACATGAAGGGCGGCTCGCTGCCTGTCAGCGTCCAGGTGGTCAGCTCAGGGCAGGTGCCCGCCGAGCAGGGCGCCACGTTCAAGACCATGGTCATCATCGGCATGATCCTGGCCCAGGCCGCCATCGGCCTCATCATGTACCTGCGCTACCGGGAGCCCAGGATCATACTACCCATGTTCCTGACCTCGATATTCGAGGTGGTCATACTCCTGGGCGTGGCGGCGTTCATCAACTGGGAGATCGACCTTCCCTCGGTGGCCGGCATCATCGCCGTGATAGGCACTGGAATAGACCAGCTTATCATCATCACGGACGAGGTCATGGCCACGGGCAGGGCGCCCACCACGAAGAAGATCCTCCAGAAGCTGTCGTCGGCCTTCAAGATCATCGTGTCCTCCGCGGCCACGGTGGTCGTGGCCATGATACCGCTCTGGTACATGGGCTTCGGCGCGCTCAAGGGGTTCGCCATCACGACGATCCTGGGCGTGTTCATCGGCATCCTCATAACGAGGCCCGCCTACGGCAGGATCATCGGCGACATCTTAAGTAAGTAG
- a CDS encoding zinc ribbon domain-containing protein: MVEFQSFTKNYEDLCTEAGFQFIFKCDICGDGYKSKFIESKTYKKANLFNMFGKAVQIGADLAGASRIGNAASRGADLMHNRHSGMTPEWHKEYEVAFEEAQNEAKGHFHRCPKCRQYVCDADWNEDDGMCVEDAPRENVEVTAARAERMKQEIQEKAQKASVFHGEIERRTTTCPACGKPAGEGKFCNNCGAPLGMAVCPKCGNKVALGTRFCGECGMKMP, encoded by the coding sequence ATGGTAGAGTTTCAATCATTTACGAAGAACTACGAGGACCTGTGCACCGAGGCGGGGTTCCAGTTCATCTTCAAGTGCGACATCTGCGGCGACGGATACAAGTCGAAGTTCATCGAGTCGAAAACGTATAAAAAGGCCAACCTGTTCAACATGTTCGGCAAGGCCGTGCAGATCGGCGCCGACCTGGCCGGCGCCTCCAGGATAGGCAACGCCGCCAGCCGGGGAGCGGACCTGATGCACAACCGCCACTCGGGCATGACCCCCGAATGGCACAAGGAGTACGAGGTCGCCTTCGAGGAGGCCCAGAACGAGGCCAAAGGCCACTTCCACCGCTGCCCCAAGTGCCGGCAGTACGTGTGCGATGCCGACTGGAACGAGGACGACGGCATGTGCGTCGAGGATGCGCCGAGGGAGAACGTCGAGGTCACGGCGGCACGGGCCGAGCGCATGAAGCAGGAAATACAGGAGAAGGCCCAGAAGGCCAGCGTGTTCCACGGCGAGATCGAGCGGCGCACTACTACCTGTCCTGCCTGCGGCAAGCCCGCCGGCGAGGGCAAGTTCTGTAACAATTGCGGCGCCCCGTTAGGCATGGCCGTGTGCCCGAAGTGCGGCAACAAGGTGGCCCTCGGGACAAGGTTTTGCGGCGAGTGCGGCATGAAGATGCCGTAA
- a CDS encoding DUF7123 family protein has product MLKKLQLKDKYNHSQEVIIEYLKNGLKEGKQFFKSKYIARDLGMSPKEVGTNMKILSDECKDLLIEKWSYSKSTTWRVETAA; this is encoded by the coding sequence ATGTTAAAGAAACTACAGCTAAAGGATAAGTATAACCACAGCCAGGAAGTCATCATCGAGTACCTTAAGAACGGCTTAAAGGAAGGGAAGCAGTTCTTTAAGTCCAAGTACATCGCGAGGGACCTTGGCATGAGCCCGAAGGAGGTCGGCACTAACATGAAGATCCTTTCGGACGAGTGCAAGGACCTGCTCATAGAGAAGTGGAGCTATTCCAAGAGCACCACCTGGCGTGTCGAAACAGCCGCATAA